A single Candidatus Eisenbacteria bacterium DNA region contains:
- a CDS encoding penicillin acylase family protein, which produces MLRRVFVLAAGLATALPLSVLASDVQRWERQARNVTIFRDDWGIAHVYGKSDADAVFGALYAQAEDDFSRVETNYIKAMGRMSEVVGDSTIYQDLRMKLFVDPDTLKVLYRSSPAWLQKLMNAFADGLNFYLYQHPEVKPRLITRFEPWMALSFTEGSIGGDIERVSVAQLAAFYGDSAVESRRIRGDGDESAADGSNGFAIAPALARNGRALLWINPHTSFYFRSELQMVSDEGLNAYGAVTWGQFFVYQGFNRTAGWMHSSSGVDNIDEFLETVVRRDDRYHYRFGSEERPVKVRTVTVAYRTAGGMERKAFTVYDTHRGPVVRKEGANWVSVSLMRKPVDGLVQSFTRTKAADYAAFRRIMELHSNSSNNTVFADSKGNIAYFHANYIPRRDTSFDWTAPVSGSHPATSYKGLLSVEETPHLLNPSNGWLYNCNNWPWSAAGSNSPRREDFPAYVETGREETPRGLHALRLLEGRKDWTMRSLAAAAFDSELPSFERLLPPLFAAWEAAPPADPLKVRLAAPIGALRGWDRRWAAWSIPTTLAIHWADRAGRQVAGVARAANMSTQTYLATRAAPDVLLQTLADAVDTLGVVFGTWQRPWGEINRFQRIESGTEPRFDDAAPSFPVPFTSSAWGSLASFVARPYPGTRKWYGNYGNSFLAVVEFGDRVRAMAVTAGGASGHLGTPHFDDQIERFISGNLREVYFHRSQLEGHTERRYHPGQ; this is translated from the coding sequence GTGCTCAGGCGCGTGTTCGTGCTCGCCGCCGGTCTCGCCACGGCCCTCCCCCTGAGCGTTCTGGCGTCGGATGTCCAACGCTGGGAACGTCAGGCCCGGAACGTCACCATCTTTCGGGACGACTGGGGCATCGCTCACGTCTACGGCAAGAGCGACGCCGACGCGGTGTTCGGTGCGCTCTACGCGCAGGCCGAGGACGACTTCAGCCGGGTGGAGACTAATTACATCAAGGCGATGGGACGCATGTCCGAGGTGGTTGGGGATTCGACGATTTATCAGGACCTGCGCATGAAGTTGTTCGTCGATCCCGACACGTTGAAAGTGCTCTACCGATCCAGCCCGGCGTGGCTGCAGAAGCTCATGAACGCCTTTGCCGATGGCCTCAACTTCTATCTCTACCAGCACCCCGAGGTGAAGCCCCGGCTCATTACCCGCTTCGAGCCATGGATGGCCCTCAGCTTCACCGAGGGAAGCATCGGCGGCGACATCGAGCGCGTGAGCGTGGCCCAGCTCGCGGCCTTCTACGGCGACAGCGCGGTGGAGTCGCGACGCATCCGCGGCGACGGTGACGAGTCCGCGGCGGACGGATCGAACGGCTTCGCCATCGCTCCTGCGCTCGCGAGGAACGGCCGGGCTCTGTTGTGGATCAATCCGCATACGTCCTTCTACTTCCGCTCCGAGCTGCAGATGGTCAGCGACGAAGGACTGAACGCTTATGGCGCGGTGACCTGGGGCCAGTTCTTCGTCTACCAGGGGTTCAACCGCACCGCCGGCTGGATGCACAGCTCGAGCGGCGTGGACAACATCGACGAGTTCCTCGAGACGGTGGTGCGGCGCGATGATCGCTACCACTACCGCTTCGGCTCCGAGGAGCGGCCGGTGAAGGTGCGGACGGTCACCGTCGCCTACCGAACGGCTGGAGGCATGGAACGCAAAGCGTTCACCGTCTACGACACACACCGGGGGCCAGTGGTGCGCAAAGAGGGGGCCAACTGGGTGAGCGTCAGCCTCATGCGGAAGCCGGTCGACGGCCTCGTCCAATCCTTCACCCGCACGAAGGCTGCCGACTATGCCGCGTTTCGCAGGATCATGGAGCTGCACAGCAACTCGTCGAACAACACCGTGTTCGCCGACTCCAAAGGCAACATCGCCTACTTCCACGCCAATTACATTCCGCGCCGTGACACGAGCTTCGACTGGACGGCCCCGGTGAGCGGCAGCCACCCGGCCACGTCATACAAGGGCCTTCTGTCGGTCGAGGAGACGCCGCATCTGTTGAATCCCTCGAACGGCTGGCTCTACAACTGCAACAACTGGCCGTGGTCGGCGGCGGGATCCAACAGTCCGCGACGAGAGGATTTCCCCGCCTACGTGGAGACCGGCCGCGAAGAGACGCCTCGCGGCCTTCACGCTCTGCGCCTGCTCGAAGGCCGCAAGGACTGGACCATGCGATCGCTCGCCGCGGCCGCGTTCGACAGCGAGCTGCCGTCCTTCGAGCGGTTGTTGCCGCCGCTGTTCGCGGCATGGGAGGCCGCGCCGCCGGCTGATCCGCTCAAGGTTCGGCTCGCGGCGCCGATCGGCGCACTGCGCGGCTGGGACCGGCGATGGGCGGCATGGTCTATTCCGACCACGCTGGCGATCCATTGGGCCGACCGCGCCGGGCGGCAGGTCGCCGGCGTCGCGCGTGCGGCGAACATGTCGACACAGACCTACCTCGCCACCCGTGCCGCGCCCGATGTGCTGTTGCAGACGCTGGCCGATGCCGTGGACACGCTGGGCGTGGTCTTCGGAACGTGGCAACGACCGTGGGGCGAGATCAACCGGTTTCAGAGGATCGAGAGCGGGACCGAGCCGCGATTCGACGACGCAGCCCCGAGTTTCCCCGTACCGTTCACCTCGTCGGCCTGGGGCTCACTGGCCTCGTTCGTGGCGCGGCCCTATCCCGGAACCCGCAAGTGGTACGGAAACTACGGCAACAGTTTCCTCGCGGTGGTCGAGTTCGGCGATCGCGTGCGGGCCATGGCGGTCACGGCCGGTGGCGCGAGCGGACATCTGGGAACGCCGCACTTCGACGATCAGATCGAGCGCTTCATCAGCGGCAACCTGCGCGAGGTTTACTTCCACCGATCGCAGCTCGAGGGCCACACGGAGCGCCGGTATCACCCGGGGCAGTAG
- a CDS encoding LytTR family DNA-binding domain-containing protein, translating to MSRRPTALIADDEPLLRESLARQLAQIWPELEIVGQARNGREAVEMFESRHPDVCFLDVHMPGLSGVEAAHQIGGRAHLVFVTAYDHYAVQAFAQGALDYVVKPVERERLEETVTRLKQRLAAERPAPNTEGLLQQLADQLARLQSGGAPAPLRWVRAQVGQTVRLIQVDDIDYLRSDTKYTRIAWRGDGGEPDEALVRMALKELVAQLDPGQFAQVHRSVVVNLRAISHVTRGENETADVHLKGRNEVLPVSRSYLHLFKQM from the coding sequence ATGAGCCGCCGACCGACCGCGCTGATCGCCGACGACGAGCCGCTGCTGCGCGAGTCGCTGGCGCGTCAGCTCGCGCAGATCTGGCCCGAGCTCGAGATCGTCGGGCAGGCCCGGAACGGGCGCGAGGCCGTGGAGATGTTCGAGTCCCGCCATCCGGACGTCTGCTTTCTCGACGTGCACATGCCGGGGCTTTCCGGCGTCGAGGCGGCGCATCAGATCGGGGGCCGCGCGCACCTCGTGTTCGTCACCGCCTACGACCACTACGCGGTTCAAGCCTTCGCGCAGGGTGCGCTCGATTACGTCGTGAAGCCGGTCGAGCGCGAGCGGCTCGAAGAGACGGTGACACGGCTCAAGCAGCGTCTGGCGGCCGAGCGTCCGGCGCCCAACACCGAAGGGCTGCTCCAGCAGCTCGCGGACCAGCTCGCGCGCCTCCAGAGCGGCGGGGCGCCGGCGCCGCTTCGTTGGGTCCGCGCGCAGGTGGGGCAGACCGTGCGCCTGATCCAGGTGGACGACATCGACTACCTCCGCTCCGACACCAAGTACACGCGCATCGCCTGGCGCGGGGATGGCGGCGAACCCGACGAGGCGCTGGTCCGCATGGCGCTCAAGGAGCTCGTCGCCCAGCTCGACCCCGGGCAGTTCGCGCAGGTCCATCGCTCGGTCGTCGTCAATCTGCGCGCGATCAGCCACGTGACTCGCGGCGAGAACGAGACCGCCGATGTCCACCTGAAAGGCCGGAACGAGGTGCTGCCGGTGAGCCGCAGCTACCTCCATCTGTTCAAGCAGATGTAG
- a CDS encoding L,D-transpeptidase family protein yields the protein MGPRAWLAILFVALAGCAAGPPDAEIVPHIQRLQGAAAVGGETLEEPASVRKFYEARGFKPAWLDRADGVVKAIGAMHADGLDPAGYHLEAIQSRLEKRERTAESEAILDLLLADAVASMADDVRYGRVVPSQVNSAWNVDPREGASSLDSTLGVIAKASSVERAIDEQRPQHFIYRGLVSALQRLRQIDQQGGWPRVPSGRSLSAKAVDPRIATVRRRLALSGEYTSRAPADSNRYDPDLVRAVKIFQVRHRLKETGVIDQATTDALNVDAKSRAAQVRANLERARWVLSGLGQDFLLVNLPAFKAYLIRGNKNVWEARTQIGEEAMQTPTFRAPIRTIVFNPDWSVPESILREEIIAQMRKGDNVIQRQGLVIYDASNNVVDPSSIDWANADSTDFPYTLKQPPGDDNALGKVKFLFPNKYAIYLHDTPNQRLFEANRRTFSHGCIRIENAIDLAERLLQGQDEWNRTRIQQAIAQGSTMDVPVGTNLPILIVYWTVSVGYSGEVRYAEDIYKLDAPLLAALDRRSPRPSTP from the coding sequence ATGGGCCCGCGGGCGTGGCTCGCCATCCTGTTCGTGGCCCTGGCGGGGTGCGCCGCCGGGCCTCCGGACGCCGAGATCGTTCCGCACATCCAGAGACTTCAGGGAGCCGCTGCGGTGGGCGGTGAGACGCTGGAAGAACCTGCCAGCGTCAGAAAGTTTTACGAAGCTCGCGGCTTCAAACCGGCCTGGCTGGATCGCGCCGACGGCGTCGTGAAGGCCATCGGGGCCATGCACGCCGATGGCCTCGACCCTGCCGGCTACCATCTCGAGGCCATCCAATCGAGGCTCGAGAAGCGAGAGCGTACCGCGGAGAGCGAGGCCATTCTCGATCTGCTGCTCGCCGATGCGGTGGCCAGCATGGCGGACGACGTCCGTTACGGCCGGGTGGTGCCTTCGCAGGTCAATTCGGCGTGGAACGTGGATCCGCGCGAGGGCGCTTCGTCGCTGGACAGCACGCTCGGTGTGATCGCCAAGGCATCTTCGGTCGAGCGCGCGATCGACGAGCAGCGCCCGCAGCACTTCATCTATCGCGGGCTGGTGAGCGCTCTCCAGCGCCTTCGTCAGATCGACCAGCAGGGCGGCTGGCCGAGGGTCCCTTCCGGCCGCTCGCTGTCGGCCAAGGCGGTGGATCCTCGGATCGCGACGGTGCGGCGGCGGCTGGCCCTCAGCGGGGAGTACACGTCACGCGCACCGGCGGACTCCAACCGTTACGACCCCGACCTCGTCCGCGCGGTGAAGATCTTCCAGGTCCGGCATCGCCTCAAGGAGACCGGCGTCATCGACCAGGCCACGACCGATGCGCTGAACGTCGACGCGAAGTCCCGCGCGGCCCAGGTGCGCGCGAATCTCGAGCGGGCGCGCTGGGTATTGAGCGGCCTGGGACAGGACTTCCTGCTGGTCAATCTTCCGGCCTTCAAGGCCTACCTGATCCGCGGCAACAAGAACGTGTGGGAGGCGCGGACCCAGATCGGCGAGGAGGCCATGCAGACGCCCACCTTCCGGGCGCCGATCCGCACCATCGTGTTCAATCCCGACTGGTCCGTGCCCGAATCGATCCTGCGCGAAGAGATCATTGCTCAGATGCGGAAAGGCGACAACGTCATCCAGCGCCAGGGTCTGGTGATCTACGACGCTTCGAACAATGTGGTCGACCCGTCATCCATCGACTGGGCGAATGCCGACTCGACGGACTTCCCCTACACCTTGAAGCAGCCACCGGGCGATGACAACGCGCTCGGCAAGGTGAAGTTCCTGTTCCCCAACAAGTACGCGATCTACCTGCACGACACCCCGAACCAGCGGCTTTTCGAGGCCAACCGTCGCACCTTCAGCCACGGATGCATCCGCATCGAGAACGCGATCGATCTGGCGGAGCGGCTCCTCCAGGGCCAGGACGAGTGGAACCGCACGCGCATCCAGCAGGCGATCGCTCAAGGGTCCACGATGGATGTGCCGGTCGGGACCAATCTGCCGATCCTGATCGTGTACTGGACGGTGAGCGTGGGTTACTCGGGCGAGGTGCGTTACGCAGAGGACATCTACAAGCTCGACGCGCCGCTGCTCGCGGCGCTGGACCGCAGGAGCCCCCGGCCCTCGACGCCGTGA
- a CDS encoding DUF4386 domain-containing protein — protein sequence MNPIIEESQRKAARVVGACYLFAMAAAIFSESFVRGRLMAGDDVMRTAQNIMAHQTLFRVGIAVELLTFAADIALIIGLYVILRPIGRNLALFATAIRLAAEASFVSMAAGSLDVLRILSGAEYLRAFGPDQLAAMARLSLGSHAAAYGAGFMFLGLGSTVFAWLWVKTQYVPKAFGYLGIVASALLALGSLEMIVMPGLRTLIYPWYMVPMFFFEVGLGLWLLVKGLNLEGRESRAGAEVSTASYSATI from the coding sequence GTGAATCCGATCATCGAGGAATCCCAGCGCAAAGCCGCCCGCGTGGTGGGCGCGTGCTACCTGTTCGCGATGGCCGCCGCCATCTTCTCCGAGTCGTTCGTCCGCGGCCGGCTCATGGCCGGCGACGACGTCATGCGGACGGCGCAGAACATCATGGCTCACCAGACGCTCTTCCGCGTCGGCATCGCGGTGGAGCTTCTGACCTTCGCGGCCGACATCGCGCTGATCATCGGGCTCTACGTGATCCTGCGGCCGATCGGCCGCAACCTCGCCCTATTCGCGACCGCCATTCGACTCGCCGCGGAGGCGAGCTTCGTGTCGATGGCCGCCGGGAGCCTGGATGTGCTGCGAATCCTGAGCGGCGCGGAATACCTGCGGGCGTTCGGCCCCGATCAGCTCGCGGCGATGGCCAGGCTGAGCCTCGGATCGCACGCCGCCGCCTACGGCGCAGGCTTCATGTTCCTGGGTCTCGGCTCCACCGTGTTCGCCTGGCTGTGGGTCAAGACGCAGTACGTGCCGAAGGCCTTCGGCTATCTCGGCATCGTCGCCTCGGCACTCCTGGCGCTGGGCAGCCTGGAGATGATCGTGATGCCGGGACTGCGCACGCTCATCTATCCCTGGTACATGGTCCCGATGTTCTTCTTCGAGGTCGGACTGGGGTTGTGGCTCTTGGTGAAGGGATTGAATCTCGAGGGACGCGAGAGCCGGGCGGGGGCGGAAGTCAGCACGGCCAGCTACTCGGCGACGATCTGA
- a CDS encoding histidine kinase, with amino-acid sequence MHSTTLPARPRGLALAFSWPRVRFTLIVSAALGLLMSTGWTSGLPALFLRTMLIGLMALLVFGLFEQWPRRLPRWIARWVLQVVGVALVIPPFTAIIWWLATPAGAPAFYHVKERMQGYSLVTGLSVFIAPWIALGALVRQKEAIARHLAVAFDLERSQLERQALDARLRLLQAQVAPHFLFNTLANVQALVEAGSPQASEVLRNLIAYLRAAVPRLNEPATTLDHELQLVQAYLDLMHLRMPDRLQFTMHVEEGARALRCPPMTLLTLVENAVRHGIDPSEEGGRIDIHVQRRGDRCLVRVSDNGAGLGQSGPGLGTGLTTLRERLQLAFGGETRLSVSAQQPRGVSAEIEFPAREA; translated from the coding sequence ATGCACAGCACCACACTGCCGGCCAGGCCGCGGGGCCTGGCGCTGGCCTTCAGCTGGCCCCGTGTGCGGTTCACCCTGATCGTCTCCGCGGCGCTCGGGCTGCTGATGAGCACGGGCTGGACCTCAGGACTGCCCGCCTTGTTCTTGCGCACCATGCTCATCGGGCTGATGGCGTTGCTGGTGTTCGGGTTGTTCGAGCAGTGGCCCAGGCGCCTGCCGCGCTGGATCGCTCGCTGGGTGCTGCAGGTGGTGGGCGTGGCGCTCGTCATTCCGCCCTTCACCGCCATCATCTGGTGGCTCGCCACGCCGGCCGGCGCCCCGGCGTTCTATCACGTCAAGGAGCGGATGCAGGGCTATTCGCTGGTCACCGGACTCAGCGTCTTCATCGCGCCGTGGATCGCGCTCGGCGCCCTGGTGCGGCAGAAGGAGGCGATCGCCCGCCACTTGGCGGTGGCTTTCGACCTGGAGCGCAGCCAGCTCGAGCGCCAGGCGCTCGACGCGAGGCTGCGGCTCTTGCAGGCGCAGGTCGCTCCCCACTTCCTATTCAACACCCTGGCCAACGTGCAGGCGCTGGTCGAAGCCGGGTCGCCGCAGGCCTCGGAAGTGCTGCGAAACCTGATCGCCTACCTGCGCGCGGCCGTGCCGCGCTTGAACGAACCCGCCACCACGCTCGACCACGAGCTGCAGCTGGTGCAGGCCTACCTCGACCTCATGCACTTGCGGATGCCGGACCGCCTGCAGTTCACGATGCACGTGGAGGAAGGCGCCCGCGCGCTCCGCTGTCCGCCGATGACGCTGCTCACCCTGGTCGAGAACGCGGTGCGCCATGGCATCGATCCGAGTGAAGAGGGAGGACGCATCGACATTCACGTGCAGCGCCGTGGCGACCGCTGCCTGGTGCGGGTGAGCGACAACGGCGCCGGCCTGGGTCAGTCCGGCCCAGGTCTCGGCACCGGGCTCACCACTCTGCGCGAGCGGCTGCAGCTCGCCTTCGGCGGCGAGACCCGCCTCAGCGTGAGCGCGCAGCAGCCGCGCGGCGTATCCGCCGAGATCGAATTCCCGGCCCGCGAAGCCTGA
- a CDS encoding secondary thiamine-phosphate synthase enzyme YjbQ, with product MSVHHQQLEISTRGDGEMHDLTEKVSALVAAAEIADGMALVFVPGSTAGVTTIEYEPGLLEDFPAAMDRIAPRDIAYAHDRRWHDGNGHSHVRASLLGPSLAVPIVAGALALGTWQQIVLVDFDNRQRRRRVMVTIMGE from the coding sequence ATGAGCGTTCACCACCAGCAACTCGAGATCTCCACGCGCGGCGACGGCGAGATGCACGACCTCACCGAAAAGGTGAGCGCTCTGGTCGCCGCCGCGGAGATCGCCGACGGCATGGCGCTCGTGTTCGTTCCCGGATCGACCGCCGGCGTGACCACCATCGAGTACGAGCCCGGGCTCCTCGAGGACTTCCCCGCGGCGATGGATCGGATCGCCCCACGCGATATCGCGTACGCGCACGACCGCCGCTGGCATGACGGCAACGGCCACTCGCATGTGCGCGCCAGTCTGCTCGGGCCCTCGCTCGCCGTGCCCATCGTGGCCGGCGCGCTGGCGCTCGGCACCTGGCAGCAGATCGTGCTCGTCGACTTCGACAATCGCCAAAGACGCCGCCGGGTGATGGTGACGATCATGGGGGAGTAG